A single Capricornis sumatraensis isolate serow.1 chromosome 20, serow.2, whole genome shotgun sequence DNA region contains:
- the MAP4K1 gene encoding mitogen-activated protein kinase kinase kinase kinase 1: MDLVDPDIFNRDPRDHYDLLQRLGGGTYGEVFKAREKGTGDLVALKMVKMEPDDDVSTLQKEILILKTCRHANIVAYHGSYLWLQKLWICMEFCGAGSLQDIYQVTGSLSELQISYVCREVLQGLAYLHSQKKIHRDIKGANILINDAGEVRLADFGISAQIGATLARRLSFIGTPYWMAPEVAAVALKGGYNELCDIWSLGITAIELAELQPPLFDVHPLRVLFLMTKSGYQPPRLKDKGKWSAAFHNFVKVTLTKSPKKRPGATKMLTHQLVSQPGLNRGLILDLLDKLRNPGKGPPVGEIEDEDPELPPAIPRRIRSTHRASSLGIPDADCCRRHMEFRKLRGMESRPPVDTALLQPPGDFKSGSPRRNLSESDDDYDDVDIPAPAEDIPPPLPPKPKFRSPSDEGPGGTGDDGQLSPGVLVRCASGPPPRTPHLGPPPATRSPHLTAHSEPSLWNPAPREPDQPPLLPPKKEKMKRKGCALLVKLFNGCPLRIHSTAAWTHPSTKDQHLLLGAEEGIFILNRNDQEATLEMLFSGRTTWVYSINNVLMSLSGKTPYLYSHGILGLLERKEGRAGSPIAHISPHRLLARKNIVSTKIPDTKGCRACCVAEGTSSGGPFLCGALETSVVLLQWYQPMNKFLLVRQVLFPLPTPLPVFALLTGPGSELPSVCIGVSPGRPAKSVLFHTVRFGALSCWLGEMSTEHKGPVQVTQVEEDKVMVLMDGSLKLVTPEGAPARGLRTPEIPMTEAVEAVAMVGGRLQAFWKHGVQVWALGSDQLLQELRDPTLTFRLLGSPRPVVVETRPADDPTAPSNLYIQE, from the exons ATGGACCTCGTAGACCCTGACATCTTTAACAGGGACCCCCGGGACCACTATGACCTGCTGCAGCGGCTGGGTGGCGGCACCTATGGAGAAGTTTTCAAG GCTCGAGAGAAGGGGACAGGGGACCTGGTGGCACTGAAGATGGTGAAGATGGAGCCTG ATGATGATGTTTCCACCCTTCAGAAGGAAATCCTCATCTTGAAAACTTGTCGGCACGCCAACATCGTGGCCTACCATGGGAGTTATCTCTG GCTGCAGAAACTCTGGATCTGCATGGAATTCTGTGGGGCTGGTTCTCTCCAGGACATCTACCAAG TGACAGGCTCCCTGTCGGAGCTCCAGATCAGCTACGTCTGCCGGGAAGTGCTCCAG GGACTGGCCTATCTGCACTCACAGAAGAAGATCCACCGGGACATCAAG GGAGCCAACATCCTCATCAACGATGCTGGGGAGGTCAGACTGG CTGACTTTGGTATCTCGGCCCAGATCGGGGCAACGCTAGCTCGACGCCTCTCTTTCATTGGGACACCCTACTG GATGGCTCCAGAAGTGGCGGCCGTGGCCCTGAAGGGGGGATACAATGAACTGTGTGATATCTGGTCCCTGGGCATCACAGCCATCGAATTAGCCGAGCTACAGCCACCACTCTTTGACGTGCACCCTCTCAG GGTTCTCTTCCTCATGACCAAGAGTGGCTACCAGCCGCCCAGGCTAAAGGATAAAGGCAAATG GTCGGCTGCTTTCCACAACTTTGTCAAAGTCACCCTCACTAAGAGCCCCAAGAAGCGACCCGGTGCCACCAAGATGCTCACT catcaacTGGTGTCCCAGCCCGGGCTCAACAGGGGCCTGATCCTAGATCTTCTGGACAAACTGAGGAACCCCGGGAAGGGGCCCCCTGTGGGCGAGATTGAAGATGAAGACCCTGAG CTCCCCCCGGCCATCCCTCGGCGGATCCGATCCACCCATCGGGCCAGCTCTCTGGGGATCCCAGACGCGGACTGCTGTC gGCGGCACATGGAGTTCAGGAAGCTCAGAGGCATGGAGTCCAGGCCCCCAGTGGACACG GCTCTCCTACAGCCCCCTGGAGACTTCAAGAGCGGCAGTCCTAG GAGGAACCTATCAGAGTCCGATGATGACTATGACGACGTGGACAT CCCCGCCCCTGCAGAAGACATACCTCCTCCACTGCCCCCCAAG CCCAAGTTCCGTTCTCCGTCAGATGAGGGTCCTGGGGGGACTGGGGATGACGGCCAGCTGAGCCCGGGAGTGCTGGTCCGGTGTGCCAGTGGGCCTCCCCCGCGCACCCCCCATCTCGGGCCTCCCCCAGCCACCCGAAGCCCCCACCTCACTGCCCACTCAG AACCCTCACTGTGGAACCCAGCCCCCCGAGAGCCTGACCAACCCCCACTGTTGCCCCCCAAGAaggaaaagatgaagagaaag GGCTGTGCCCTTCTCGTCAAGTTGTTCAATGGCTGCCCCCTCCGGATCCACAGCACAGCAGCCTGGACACACCCCTCCACCAAGG ACCAGCACCTGCTCCTGGGGGCCGAGGAAGGCATTTTTATCCTGAATCGAAATGACCAGGAGGCTACgctggagatg CTTTTTTCTGGCCGGACTACCTGGGTGTACTCCATCAACAATGTCCTCATGTCTCTCTCAG GAAAGACCCCCTACCTGTATTCTCATGGCATCCTGGGCCTGCTGGAACGGAAAGAGGGCAGAGCAGGAAGCCCCATCGCTCACATTAGCCCCCACCGGCTACTAGCAAG GAAGAACATTGTCTCCACTAAGATCCCGGACACCAAAGGCTGCCGGGCGTGCTGTGTGG CGGAGGGCACCAGCTCCGGAGGCCCGTTCCTGTGTGGGGCTTTGGAGACATCCGTGGTCCTGCTTCAGTGGTACCAGCCCATGAACAAGTTCCTGCTGGTCCGG CAGGTGCTGTTTCCGCTCCCTACGCCTCTGCCGGTGTTTGCACTGCTGACCGGGCCAGGCTCCGAGCTGCCCTCAGTGTGCATCGGCGTGAGCCCCGGAAGGCCGGCGAAGTCGGTGCTCTTCCACACCGTGCGCTTCGGCGCGCTCTCCTGCTGGCTGGGCGAGATGAGCACGG AGCACAAGGGACCAGTACAGGTGACTCAGGTTGAGGAAGACAAGGTGATGGTGTTGATGGACG GGTCCCTGAAGCTGGTGACCCCAGAGGGGGCCCCGGCCCGGGGGCTTCGAACTCCAGAGATCCCCATGACTGAAGCAGTGGAGGCCGTGG CTATGGTCGGGGGTCGGCTCCAGGCCTTCTGGAAGCATGGAGTGCAGGTTTGGGCTCTAGGCTCGGATCAG CTGCTGCAGGAGCTCAGAgaccccaccctcaccttccgTCTGCTTGGCTCCCCCAG gccTGTGGTGGTGGAGACGCGCCCAGCAGATGATCCCACTGCCCCCAGCAACCTCTACATCCAGGAATGA